In a single window of the Arthrobacter zhangbolii genome:
- a CDS encoding carbon starvation CstA family protein, whose translation MSEKHRRRAETPDTPGPTGRPDGDVLEQDPALPPVAVDPEVLDAEDRRWTPAKIAIWAGIALLGGLSWTMLAVVRGETVNAIWFVFAAVCTYLIGYRFYSKLIEAKLLKPNDRRATPAEYKADGKDYAATDRRVLYGHHFAAIAGAGPLVGPVLAAQMGYLPGTIWIIVGVVLAGAVQDYLVMFFSMRRGGRSLGQMARDELGLIGGTAALIATLVIMIIIVAILALVVVNALAESPWGVFSVSMTIPIALFMGVYLRYLRPGKVTEVSIIGFVLLLAAIIAGGWVADTPLGDALTLEPTTIAWGIIIYGFIAAVLPVWLLLAPRDYLSTFMKVGTIVMLAVAIIIVRPEINVPAVSEFASRDDGPVVAGPLFPFLFVTIACGALSGFHALISSGTTPKMLQKERQTRFIGYGGMLMESFVAIMALVAAISIDRGIYFAMNSSAGATGGTVEGAVAFVNSLGLAGVNLTPDMLSSLASDVGEESIVSRTGGAPTLAVGLATIMQSLIGGPGMMAFWYHFAIMFEALFILTAVDAGTRVARFMLQDTIGNVAPKFKDMAWRPGAWICTAIMVAGWGSILIMGVTDPLGGINTLFPLFGIANQLLAAIALAICMAIIAKNNAFKWLWIVALPLAFAAVVTITASFYKIFSPVPSVGYWANHEAFQQALADGKTSFGTAKTVEAMEAVVRNTLIQTTLSVVFVTLAIIVIITAIIATIRSFRSGGAPSAEDPAVPSRTFAPAGFLATPAEKEIMAQWDALPEESRPGKRAAHS comes from the coding sequence ATGAGCGAGAAACATCGGCGCCGGGCCGAAACCCCGGACACGCCAGGCCCCACCGGCCGGCCGGACGGCGACGTCCTGGAACAGGACCCGGCACTGCCGCCGGTGGCCGTGGATCCGGAAGTCCTCGACGCCGAGGACCGCCGCTGGACCCCGGCAAAAATTGCCATCTGGGCGGGCATCGCCCTGCTGGGCGGCCTGAGCTGGACCATGCTCGCCGTAGTCCGCGGCGAAACCGTGAACGCCATCTGGTTTGTCTTCGCCGCGGTCTGTACCTACCTGATCGGCTACCGCTTCTACTCCAAGCTCATCGAAGCGAAGCTGCTCAAGCCCAATGACCGCCGCGCCACCCCCGCCGAATACAAGGCGGACGGCAAGGACTACGCCGCCACGGACCGCCGGGTTCTTTACGGCCACCACTTCGCCGCCATCGCCGGCGCCGGACCGCTGGTCGGACCGGTCCTGGCCGCGCAGATGGGCTACCTGCCCGGCACCATCTGGATCATCGTCGGCGTGGTACTGGCCGGCGCGGTGCAGGACTACCTGGTGATGTTCTTCTCCATGCGGCGCGGCGGACGTTCCCTGGGCCAGATGGCACGGGATGAACTCGGACTCATCGGCGGCACCGCCGCCCTGATCGCCACCCTGGTCATCATGATCATCATCGTGGCCATCCTTGCCCTGGTGGTGGTGAACGCCCTCGCCGAAAGCCCGTGGGGCGTCTTCTCCGTCAGCATGACCATCCCCATCGCCCTGTTCATGGGCGTGTACCTGCGCTACCTGCGTCCCGGCAAGGTCACCGAGGTCTCCATCATCGGCTTCGTCCTGCTGCTGGCCGCCATTATTGCCGGCGGCTGGGTTGCCGATACCCCGCTGGGCGACGCCCTGACCCTGGAACCGACCACCATTGCCTGGGGCATCATCATCTACGGCTTCATCGCCGCCGTCCTGCCGGTCTGGCTGCTGCTGGCCCCGCGCGACTACCTCTCCACCTTTATGAAGGTGGGCACCATCGTGATGCTGGCCGTGGCCATCATCATCGTCCGCCCGGAGATCAATGTTCCGGCGGTGAGCGAGTTCGCCAGCCGGGACGACGGGCCGGTGGTCGCCGGACCGCTCTTCCCGTTCCTCTTCGTCACCATCGCCTGCGGTGCGCTCTCCGGCTTCCACGCGCTCATCTCCTCCGGCACCACCCCGAAGATGCTGCAGAAGGAACGCCAGACCCGCTTTATCGGCTACGGCGGCATGCTGATGGAGTCCTTCGTGGCCATCATGGCGCTGGTGGCGGCCATCTCCATTGACCGCGGCATCTACTTCGCCATGAACTCGTCCGCCGGCGCCACCGGCGGCACGGTGGAAGGCGCCGTCGCCTTCGTAAACAGCCTGGGCCTGGCCGGAGTGAACCTCACCCCGGACATGCTCTCCTCCCTGGCATCCGACGTGGGCGAGGAATCCATTGTGTCGCGCACCGGCGGCGCGCCCACCCTCGCCGTCGGCCTCGCCACAATCATGCAGAGCCTGATCGGCGGACCCGGCATGATGGCCTTCTGGTACCACTTCGCCATCATGTTCGAGGCCCTGTTCATCCTCACCGCCGTGGACGCCGGCACCCGGGTGGCCCGTTTTATGCTGCAGGACACCATCGGCAACGTGGCCCCGAAGTTCAAGGACATGGCCTGGCGTCCCGGAGCCTGGATATGTACGGCCATCATGGTCGCCGGATGGGGATCGATCCTGATCATGGGGGTCACGGACCCGCTGGGCGGCATCAATACGCTGTTCCCGCTCTTCGGCATCGCCAACCAGCTCCTGGCCGCCATTGCACTGGCCATCTGCATGGCCATCATCGCCAAGAACAATGCGTTCAAGTGGCTGTGGATCGTGGCACTGCCGCTGGCGTTCGCTGCGGTGGTGACCATCACGGCGTCGTTCTACAAGATCTTCTCGCCGGTGCCGAGCGTTGGCTACTGGGCCAACCACGAGGCGTTCCAGCAGGCGCTGGCCGACGGCAAGACCAGCTTCGGTACGGCCAAGACGGTGGAGGCCATGGAGGCGGTGGTGCGCAATACGCTCATCCAGACCACGCTTTCGGTGGTGTTTGTGACCCTGGCGATCATTGTCATCATCACGGCCATCATCGCCACCATCCGGTCCTTCCGCTCCGGCGGCGCCCCGAGCGCCGAGGACCCTGCCGTTCCGTCCCGCACCTTCGCGCCGGCAGGTTTCCTCGCCACGCCGGCGGAGAAGGAGATCATGGCACAGTGGGATGCGCTGCCGGAGGAGAGCCGGCCCGGGAAACGGGCGGCACACTCATGA
- a CDS encoding YbdD/YjiX family protein yields the protein MSAAVAVREGLAGFVRFFRDVMGEDAYRKYADFHAASGCSSPLMSEREFWRDKMDRQDANPEGRCC from the coding sequence ATGAGTGCCGCCGTCGCCGTCCGGGAGGGGCTGGCCGGATTTGTGCGCTTCTTCCGGGACGTGATGGGGGAGGACGCCTACCGCAAGTACGCGGACTTCCACGCTGCCTCCGGCTGCTCGTCGCCGCTGATGAGCGAGCGGGAGTTCTGGCGGGACAAGATGGACCGGCAGGACGCCAACCCCGAGGGGCGCTGCTGCTGA
- a CDS encoding bacterial proteasome activator family protein, whose amino-acid sequence MTEQNGSSDRPQAADAPVGQKSHETPDGGGTETGAATDSGAATDGNCAADTAHADTAQADGQDGHPKHKNGPAKLNELVDEPAKVMRIGTMIKQLLEEVRNAPLDDAARNRLAEIHARSVSELEDGLAPELVNELHRINLPFLDDATPTDAELRIAQAQLVGWLEGLFRGIQTAIAAQQTANQLNAGRLQLRQLPPGTMLAPGVVIGDDGEPHRAQGPQGTGSPRQEPHAGPGQYL is encoded by the coding sequence ATGACTGAACAGAACGGATCCTCCGACCGGCCGCAGGCCGCGGACGCTCCTGTCGGGCAGAAGTCACATGAGACTCCGGACGGCGGCGGAACGGAGACTGGCGCTGCGACCGATTCCGGCGCGGCAACGGACGGGAACTGCGCTGCGGACACGGCACACGCGGACACGGCACAGGCTGACGGGCAGGACGGGCACCCCAAACACAAAAACGGCCCGGCCAAGCTGAACGAGCTGGTGGATGAACCCGCGAAGGTCATGCGGATCGGCACCATGATCAAGCAGCTGCTCGAGGAAGTGCGCAACGCGCCCCTGGACGATGCCGCCCGCAACCGGCTGGCGGAAATCCATGCCCGCTCCGTGAGCGAACTCGAAGACGGGCTGGCACCGGAGCTGGTGAACGAGCTGCACCGCATCAACCTGCCGTTCCTGGACGATGCCACCCCCACCGACGCCGAATTGCGGATTGCCCAGGCCCAGCTGGTCGGCTGGCTGGAGGGGCTGTTCCGCGGCATCCAGACAGCCATCGCCGCCCAGCAGACCGCCAACCAGCTAAACGCCGGCCGCCTGCAGCTGCGCCAGCTGCCGCCCGGGACCATGCTGGCCCCGGGAGTTGTTATTGGAGATGACGGGGAACCGCACCGCGCGCAGGGACCCCAGGGAACGGGCAGCCCGCGGCAGGAACCCCACGCGGGCCCCGGTCAGTACCTGTAG
- a CDS encoding aldo/keto reductase, with the protein MTTSPVLTFNDGNTIPQLGYGVWQVEDEVAEKVVGQAFEVGYRHIDTAKIYGNEAGVGRAIAATSVPREDMFITTKVWNADQGYEETLKAFDASMERLGLETLDLYLIHWLQPKQNKYVDTWKALVELQKQGRVKSIGVCNFTKEALQEIIDATGVVPVLNQVETHPYLNQADLRAFEAEHNILHESWSPLGSGKGLLEDPKLVEIAAKYDGATPAQVVIAWHLALGSIVIPKSVTESRIRENWEALNLKLSDEDIEAINALDNGTRYGADPATADFA; encoded by the coding sequence ATGACTACATCACCGGTTCTGACTTTCAATGACGGCAATACCATCCCCCAGCTTGGCTACGGCGTCTGGCAGGTTGAGGACGAGGTTGCCGAAAAGGTAGTGGGACAGGCCTTCGAGGTTGGCTACCGCCACATCGACACGGCCAAGATCTACGGCAACGAGGCCGGCGTCGGCCGCGCCATTGCCGCCACCTCGGTTCCCCGCGAGGACATGTTCATCACCACCAAGGTGTGGAACGCAGACCAGGGCTACGAAGAGACCCTGAAGGCCTTCGACGCCTCCATGGAGCGCCTGGGCCTGGAAACCCTGGACCTGTACCTGATCCACTGGCTGCAGCCGAAGCAGAACAAGTACGTGGACACCTGGAAGGCCCTGGTGGAACTGCAGAAGCAGGGCCGGGTCAAGTCCATCGGCGTCTGCAACTTCACCAAGGAAGCCCTGCAGGAAATCATCGACGCCACCGGCGTGGTCCCGGTCCTGAACCAGGTGGAAACCCACCCGTACCTGAACCAGGCGGACCTGCGCGCCTTCGAGGCCGAGCACAACATCCTGCACGAGTCCTGGTCCCCGCTGGGTTCCGGCAAGGGCCTGCTCGAGGACCCCAAGCTGGTGGAAATCGCCGCGAAGTACGACGGCGCCACCCCGGCCCAGGTGGTCATCGCCTGGCACCTGGCCCTCGGCAGCATCGTGATCCCCAAGTCCGTGACCGAATCCCGGATCCGGGAAAACTGGGAAGCGCTGAACCTCAAGCTCAGCGATGAGGACATTGAGGCCATTAACGCACTGGACAACGGCACCCGCTACGGTGCGGATCCGGCCACGGCCGACTTCGCCTAA
- a CDS encoding flagellar assembly protein FliW: MSTGLTFLTPPPGLAPEVHFELEEIDGAAGLFALTAASASGGSHRLYVLDASVYLPDYHPEITDDQRRQLDLNTSEDAAVLVVANPALDGTTVNLLAPIVLNVHTGSCAQVILEGQDWPVRAPLEPVAA; this comes from the coding sequence ATGAGCACGGGCCTGACGTTCCTGACGCCGCCTCCCGGACTGGCACCGGAAGTGCATTTCGAGCTGGAAGAGATCGACGGCGCCGCGGGGCTGTTCGCGCTCACCGCCGCTTCGGCATCCGGTGGCAGCCACCGCCTCTATGTGCTGGATGCTTCCGTGTACCTGCCGGACTACCACCCGGAAATCACTGACGACCAGCGCCGCCAGCTGGACCTGAACACCTCCGAGGACGCCGCGGTGCTGGTGGTCGCCAACCCGGCACTGGATGGCACCACCGTGAACCTGCTGGCACCGATTGTGCTCAACGTCCACACCGGCAGCTGCGCCCAGGTGATCCTGGAAGGCCAGGACTGGCCCGTCCGCGCTCCGCTCGAGCCGGTCGCAGCCTAG
- the flgL gene encoding flagellar hook-associated protein FlgL, producing MISRTTNQTMARTAQQNLQASMSRMAKLQEQVTSSSAIARPSDDPTGTANAMKVRAEIRANTQHAANVSDAEGWLSVTDGALANTNKILGRVKDLALSASTGTMSPTDRQAIATELEGLKTDLLREANTTYLGRTVFAGTSDTGKAFTENPAGTYDYSGSGTPTTRRLDSSTLMRVDTDGEAVFGKDENSVFRLVDDLVSDLKANKDSTGYLTKIDAAADTVLREHSALGVRHAATLKAKDTLADQSISLETRRSGIEDLDTAKVILDMKLQEVAYQSALAVTARALQPTLMDFLR from the coding sequence GTGATCAGCCGCACCACCAACCAGACCATGGCCCGGACGGCCCAGCAGAACCTGCAGGCCAGCATGTCCCGGATGGCCAAGCTGCAGGAGCAGGTCACCTCCTCCTCCGCCATTGCCCGTCCCTCCGACGATCCCACCGGCACCGCCAATGCGATGAAGGTCCGGGCCGAAATCCGGGCCAACACCCAGCACGCCGCCAACGTGAGCGACGCCGAGGGCTGGCTCAGCGTGACCGACGGCGCCCTGGCCAACACCAACAAGATCCTCGGGCGGGTCAAGGACCTGGCGCTCAGCGCCAGCACCGGCACCATGTCCCCCACGGACCGGCAGGCCATTGCCACCGAGCTGGAGGGCCTGAAAACGGACCTGCTGCGCGAGGCCAACACCACCTACCTGGGCCGCACCGTCTTTGCCGGCACCTCGGACACCGGCAAGGCCTTCACCGAAAATCCCGCAGGCACCTACGACTACAGCGGAAGCGGCACCCCCACTACGCGCCGATTGGACAGCAGTACGCTCATGCGCGTTGATACCGATGGTGAAGCAGTCTTTGGCAAGGACGAGAATTCCGTCTTCCGGCTCGTGGATGACCTGGTCTCGGATCTGAAGGCGAACAAGGATTCCACCGGGTATCTCACCAAGATCGACGCGGCCGCCGACACCGTGCTGCGGGAACACTCGGCCCTGGGTGTGCGGCACGCAGCCACGCTCAAGGCCAAGGACACCCTGGCGGACCAGTCCATCAGCCTGGAAACCCGCCGCTCCGGCATCGAGGACCTGGATACCGCCAAGGTCATTCTGGACATGAAACTGCAGGAAGTCGCCTACCAGTCGGCCCTGGCCGTCACCGCACGGGCGCTGCAGCCGACCCTGATGGACTTCCTGCGATGA
- the flgK gene encoding flagellar hook-associated protein FlgK, whose amino-acid sequence MSTFSGLNTAYTGLSAARKGLDVVGQNVANANVAGYTRQRLNTSAAPSVAPTGRFASGTGVGQGVSVDSIARLGSLQLDTRVRSTAAVAGYSAVRANALIDLEDSFNEPGENGLSAALQNFSAAWQGIKNSPGDNAAAAVLLNAAGAAAGQIANGYNTVKDQWNSTRGSLNDMVGELNASAAQLAALNGTIRSTLASGASANELVDQRNALATTISALSGATVRESADGMVDVLIDGNALVSGTNARTLQVTGGTSMEDARETAVGWTDRPGTAGISKGEIAGAVSLLASADSGGVFAKAAASYNEVAATLAASVNDLHRQGATTAGTTGLNFFAVGNPAATTLKAIPTDASGIAAGYPNAGALDGSLAEAISQLGSKAGSADKVWSGFVTATASQSRAELQQATLAGVASSSAVDLQLSNASVDLDEENVNLLMYQHAYQGASRVMSAIDEMLDTLINRTGIVGR is encoded by the coding sequence ATGAGCACCTTCAGCGGCCTTAACACGGCCTACACAGGCCTTTCGGCCGCCCGCAAGGGCCTGGATGTAGTGGGCCAGAACGTGGCGAACGCCAACGTGGCCGGCTACACCCGCCAGCGCCTGAACACCTCCGCCGCCCCCTCGGTGGCACCGACCGGCCGGTTCGCCTCCGGCACCGGCGTGGGCCAGGGCGTGTCCGTGGATTCCATCGCCCGCCTCGGCAGCCTGCAGCTGGACACCCGGGTGCGCAGCACCGCAGCCGTGGCCGGCTACTCCGCGGTCCGCGCCAATGCGCTGATCGATCTGGAGGACAGCTTCAACGAGCCAGGCGAAAACGGGCTGTCCGCAGCGCTGCAGAACTTCTCCGCCGCGTGGCAGGGCATCAAAAACAGCCCCGGCGACAACGCCGCCGCTGCCGTGCTGCTGAACGCGGCAGGCGCCGCCGCCGGACAGATTGCCAACGGCTACAACACCGTCAAGGACCAGTGGAACAGCACCCGCGGCTCGCTCAATGACATGGTGGGCGAGCTCAACGCCAGCGCCGCACAGCTGGCCGCCCTCAACGGCACCATCCGGTCCACGCTCGCCTCCGGCGCCTCCGCAAACGAGCTGGTGGACCAGCGCAATGCCCTCGCCACCACCATCTCTGCCCTGAGCGGCGCCACGGTCCGGGAATCCGCGGACGGCATGGTGGATGTGCTCATTGACGGCAACGCCCTGGTCTCCGGCACCAACGCCCGGACCCTGCAGGTCACCGGCGGCACCTCCATGGAGGACGCCCGGGAAACCGCCGTGGGCTGGACCGACCGGCCCGGAACGGCAGGAATCAGCAAGGGCGAAATAGCCGGCGCCGTTTCCCTGCTGGCTTCCGCCGACAGCGGCGGTGTGTTCGCGAAGGCCGCAGCGTCCTACAACGAGGTAGCCGCCACGCTGGCTGCCTCCGTCAACGATCTGCACCGCCAGGGCGCCACCACGGCCGGGACCACCGGCCTGAACTTCTTCGCCGTCGGCAATCCGGCAGCCACCACGCTGAAGGCGATCCCGACGGATGCCTCCGGCATCGCCGCCGGCTACCCGAATGCCGGTGCCCTGGACGGCAGCCTGGCCGAGGCGATCTCCCAGCTCGGGTCCAAGGCCGGTTCCGCGGACAAGGTGTGGAGCGGTTTTGTCACCGCCACCGCGTCCCAGAGCCGGGCGGAGCTGCAGCAGGCCACCCTGGCCGGCGTGGCGTCCTCCTCCGCCGTGGACCTGCAGCTGTCCAACGCCTCGGTGGATCTGGACGAGGAAAACGTGAACCTGCTGATGTACCAGCACGCGTATCAGGGCGCCTCGCGCGTTATGAGCGCCATTGACGAAATGCTTGACACCCTCATCAACCGCACCGGAATTGTGGGAAGGTAA
- a CDS encoding flagellar protein FlgN: protein MGTQKLSALLWEERELLELLVFKLEEEQLLLTSGKTKWLTHATREVEQVLERLRAADLGRAVAVAGLAAEWGTAEDATLRELVAAAPPGPWTEIFGAHLQAMTELTVKIRELRDINEQFLRTAARSAQETLAGLNPEANTYTASGTSAAPTSAARLVDQNI from the coding sequence ATGGGTACCCAGAAACTCTCGGCGCTTCTCTGGGAGGAACGCGAGTTATTGGAACTTCTTGTGTTCAAGCTCGAAGAAGAACAATTGCTGCTTACCTCCGGGAAAACCAAGTGGCTGACGCATGCCACCCGCGAAGTGGAGCAGGTCCTTGAGCGCCTGCGCGCGGCCGATCTGGGCCGCGCCGTCGCCGTAGCCGGTCTCGCCGCGGAATGGGGTACCGCAGAAGACGCGACCCTGCGCGAGCTGGTCGCCGCTGCACCTCCCGGACCGTGGACCGAAATCTTTGGCGCCCATCTGCAGGCCATGACGGAACTGACAGTGAAGATCCGCGAACTGCGGGACATCAATGAGCAGTTCCTGCGCACCGCCGCGCGCTCGGCGCAGGAAACCCTGGCCGGACTGAATCCCGAAGCCAATACCTACACGGCGTCCGGCACCTCGGCCGCTCCTACGTCAGCCGCACGGCTGGTTGACCAGAACATCTGA
- a CDS encoding sigma-70 family RNA polymerase sigma factor, with protein MNRAERNALVVENLPLVGYLVSEVCAKATHLSRDDLASAGSIALITSADSFDPTLGVPFGAYARRRIVGAFADEMRSSDWATRSARRRIKETLAVKETLTAALGRTPNVDEIASALGVDRTVAEDALSDASRTVSSLDESVSDFLVTDLPTPEASLLASERLKYLTAAVAALPGKMRYIVEEIYFHDRTVKDLAEELGSTHSAVSQQRAEAVRLLRDGLGTHYSDEGAAPQISSRIAPARRNAYLTSVGDRTAGGITRHHLAPAMPAAPALPPLFNPAAS; from the coding sequence TTGAATCGCGCCGAACGCAATGCCCTTGTGGTGGAAAACCTGCCGCTGGTTGGCTATCTAGTATCCGAAGTCTGCGCCAAGGCCACGCACCTCTCGCGTGATGACCTGGCGTCCGCCGGGTCCATAGCCCTGATTACGTCGGCGGATTCCTTCGACCCGACTCTGGGCGTGCCGTTCGGTGCTTACGCCCGCCGCCGCATCGTTGGCGCGTTCGCTGACGAAATGCGCTCCAGCGACTGGGCCACCCGCTCCGCCCGGCGCCGGATCAAGGAAACCCTCGCAGTTAAAGAGACGCTGACCGCTGCCCTGGGCCGCACCCCGAATGTGGATGAGATTGCCTCCGCGCTGGGCGTGGACCGCACGGTGGCTGAAGATGCCCTGTCTGATGCGTCCCGCACCGTGTCCAGCCTGGATGAGTCCGTCTCGGACTTCCTGGTGACGGACCTGCCCACCCCGGAAGCGTCCCTGCTGGCCTCGGAACGGTTGAAGTACCTGACTGCAGCTGTTGCCGCCCTGCCGGGGAAGATGCGGTACATCGTGGAGGAAATCTACTTCCATGACCGCACTGTGAAGGACCTGGCCGAAGAGCTGGGCAGCACCCATTCGGCCGTCTCCCAGCAGCGGGCCGAAGCCGTCCGCCTGCTCCGCGACGGACTGGGTACGCATTACTCGGACGAAGGCGCAGCCCCGCAGATCTCGTCCCGGATTGCCCCGGCCCGGCGCAACGCCTACCTCACCTCGGTGGGGGACCGCACAGCCGGCGGAATCACCCGCCATCATCTGGCGCCGGCCATGCCTGCCGCTCCGGCACTGCCTCCGCTGTTCAATCCGGCCGCGTCCTAG
- a CDS encoding flagellin, translating into MGFTINTNTSSLNAMRNLNLNQTAQAKSVERLSSGMRINRAADDAAGLAISEGLKNQVSGLQVAGRNAQDGISLIQTAEGALTEVHNILNRVRDLTVQGANDTNNTDSRVAIQKEITALGDELGRIANSTNFNGIQLLDNTHGLAAGGDAATHKAALKIQVGADGGAASTANNEITINLANVATIATAVKGINITNAAPAADGAAGAALTAPASQAAASAAIETLDDQIKSVSTARADLGAQQNRLESTSRSIAVSVENLSSANSRIRDTDMAQEMGNFTKSQILSQAATAMLAQANQMNSGVMSLLQ; encoded by the coding sequence ATGGGTTTCACAATTAACACCAACACCTCGTCGCTCAACGCGATGCGTAACCTCAACCTGAACCAGACGGCTCAGGCCAAGTCGGTGGAGCGCCTCTCCAGCGGTATGCGCATCAACCGTGCGGCTGACGACGCTGCCGGCCTGGCTATCTCCGAAGGCCTGAAGAACCAGGTTTCCGGCCTTCAGGTTGCCGGCCGCAACGCGCAGGACGGCATCAGCCTCATCCAGACCGCTGAAGGTGCCCTGACCGAGGTCCACAACATCCTCAACCGTGTTCGGGACCTGACCGTCCAGGGTGCGAACGACACCAACAACACGGACTCCCGTGTTGCGATCCAGAAGGAAATCACCGCACTCGGTGACGAGCTCGGCCGTATTGCCAACAGCACCAACTTCAACGGCATCCAGCTGCTGGACAACACCCACGGCTTGGCCGCCGGTGGAGACGCAGCGACTCACAAGGCTGCGCTGAAGATCCAGGTCGGCGCTGACGGTGGTGCCGCAAGCACCGCCAACAACGAAATCACGATCAACCTTGCCAACGTTGCCACCATCGCCACGGCGGTTAAGGGCATCAACATCACCAACGCTGCGCCGGCTGCTGACGGCGCCGCAGGTGCTGCGCTGACTGCACCCGCGAGCCAGGCCGCGGCTTCCGCTGCCATCGAGACTCTGGATGATCAGATCAAGAGCGTCTCCACGGCCCGCGCCGATCTCGGTGCACAGCAGAACCGCCTCGAGTCCACCTCGCGCTCCATCGCGGTGTCCGTGGAGAACCTTTCCTCGGCCAACTCCCGCATCCGCGACACGGACATGGCACAGGAAATGGGTAACTTCACCAAGTCCCAGATCCTGTCCCAGGCAGCCACCGCAATGCTGGCCCAGGCCAACCAGATGAACTCCGGCGTTATGTCGCTCCTGCAGTAG
- the fliD gene encoding flagellar filament capping protein FliD: protein MALGIDGLISGIDTTAMIADLMKIEARPQAMLKQKVETNKLFATALQNLNTKIASLAEAAGKIAKAGGTDRYAAVTGAETVKATVKAGAAAGSLDLTVNKLATAQVSLSGAMAAWPNGDALAISANGTITELDTAGKSLDEVISTVNKANLGVTAVKISAGSVDGVQQYRMQFTAAATGAAGAFTVSQNGTDLGAIRAGQDAEVTLWAGVAGAETKITSATNTFANLMPGVDITVSAVSADPVTVAVSRDAKAISDVAASLVASLTDVFTYIDRNSAVSVNTSDGVTKTVGGVFTGDSATRALKQSIMDAATGALEGNSTSAIGITLTKYGTVEFDAEKFTAALTADPEKTQAALGAIAARVETAGKAASDKYDGSITKRITSQESMVRTLNTQVEDWDRRLASRESTLKLIWTNLEVKLGSLNSQMDWLTGQLDSLSANSSKK, encoded by the coding sequence ATGGCGTTAGGCATTGACGGGCTGATCAGCGGCATCGATACCACCGCCATGATTGCTGACCTGATGAAGATTGAGGCACGCCCGCAGGCGATGCTCAAGCAAAAGGTTGAAACCAACAAGCTGTTCGCCACGGCCCTGCAGAACCTGAATACCAAAATCGCGTCCCTGGCCGAGGCCGCCGGAAAGATCGCCAAGGCAGGCGGCACCGACCGGTACGCCGCCGTCACCGGTGCTGAGACGGTTAAAGCGACCGTGAAGGCAGGAGCTGCCGCCGGCTCGCTGGACCTCACCGTCAACAAACTGGCCACCGCCCAGGTATCCCTCTCCGGAGCCATGGCCGCCTGGCCCAACGGCGACGCCCTCGCCATCTCGGCCAACGGAACCATCACCGAGCTGGACACCGCCGGGAAAAGCCTTGACGAGGTGATCAGCACCGTCAACAAGGCCAACCTCGGCGTCACCGCCGTGAAGATCTCCGCCGGCAGCGTGGATGGCGTGCAGCAGTACCGCATGCAGTTCACCGCCGCTGCCACCGGAGCGGCGGGTGCATTCACTGTCTCCCAGAATGGCACCGACCTGGGCGCCATCCGCGCCGGGCAGGACGCCGAGGTCACCCTCTGGGCCGGCGTGGCAGGTGCGGAAACAAAAATCACCTCGGCCACCAACACCTTTGCGAACCTGATGCCCGGCGTGGACATCACCGTCTCCGCCGTCTCGGCCGACCCGGTCACCGTGGCCGTGAGTCGGGATGCCAAAGCCATTTCCGACGTGGCCGCCTCCCTGGTCGCCAGCCTCACCGACGTTTTCACCTACATTGACCGGAACTCCGCCGTCAGCGTCAACACCTCGGACGGCGTGACCAAAACCGTCGGCGGAGTCTTCACCGGAGACTCGGCCACCCGGGCGCTGAAGCAGTCCATCATGGACGCGGCCACCGGCGCACTGGAAGGGAATTCGACGTCCGCCATCGGCATCACCCTCACCAAATACGGCACAGTGGAGTTCGACGCCGAGAAGTTCACCGCTGCCCTCACAGCGGATCCGGAGAAGACCCAGGCCGCGCTTGGTGCCATTGCCGCCCGGGTCGAAACCGCAGGCAAAGCCGCCTCGGACAAATACGACGGCTCCATCACCAAGCGGATCACCAGCCAGGAATCCATGGTGCGAACCCTCAACACCCAGGTGGAGGATTGGGACCGCCGGCTGGCCTCCCGCGAATCCACGCTGAAACTCATCTGGACCAACCTGGAAGTCAAACTCGGCTCGCTGAACAGCCAGATGGACTGGCTGACCGGCCAGCTTGATTCCCTCTCCGCCAACTCGAGTAAGAAGTGA